The Sulfolobus acidocaldarius DSM 639 genome has a window encoding:
- a CDS encoding TorD/DmsD family molecular chaperone — protein sequence MSSDQGILRFLVYDIFSEIFLYKIEDKEFNDMLDKLNDVTEKVGGILKELANVDMFEIRKKFKSKSKKDYLIEYTTLFLTGFGNKPLTPVESKRNYLLIGEGITTFRYNDIVRFYTTRGLVMKSRSFMHEPDHISTILGFMSFLIREEINLSKDNGDISKIVMDEYNFMTTHIMSWVPEWINDVLSDSRSDIFRPVCANLGRWINYDYSQMSKRAKFVGTVDSNLGRSSHELR from the coding sequence ATGTCTAGTGACCAAGGAATTCTAAGATTTTTAGTATATGATATTTTTTCTGAAATCTTTCTGTATAAAATTGAGGACAAGGAATTTAATGATATGTTAGATAAGTTGAATGACGTAACTGAAAAAGTAGGAGGCATATTAAAGGAGTTAGCCAACGTGGATATGTTCGAAATAAGGAAGAAGTTCAAGAGTAAATCGAAGAAGGACTACCTAATTGAGTACACTACATTATTCCTTACCGGTTTTGGAAATAAACCTCTAACTCCGGTAGAAAGTAAGAGAAATTACTTACTTATAGGCGAGGGAATAACGACCTTTAGATACAATGATATAGTTAGATTTTACACTACGAGAGGTTTAGTGATGAAAAGCAGAAGTTTCATGCATGAGCCTGACCATATATCTACTATCTTAGGATTTATGTCATTCTTGATCAGAGAGGAAATAAATTTATCAAAGGATAATGGGGACATATCTAAAATAGTCATGGACGAATATAACTTTATGACGACACATATTATGAGCTGGGTGCCTGAATGGATTAATGATGTATTAAGCGACAGTAGATCAGATATATTTAGACCAGTTTGTGCCAACTTAGGGAGATGGATCAACTATGATTATAGTCAAATGTCAAAGAGGGCTAAATTTGTCGGAACTGTGGACAGTAACTTAGGTCGATCCTCTCATGAATTAAGGTGA